TTTGGCGGGCTTGGTGGTTGTGGTGGCGTTGGGTGGTGATGTAGTGGGCGCGGTTTTGGGCGCGGGTGCTGGTGCGCAGCGGCATCATGGCGGTGCGGTTACCGCGGCGATCGGCGCGGGACGGGTCGGGTGGGGGTGGGTCGCCGGTGGGGGTGCACAGGGCGGGGAACAGCAGCGCGCTGCCGGGGGTGGTGACGTAGGTGTGGTTGTCGGGCAGGGTCCAAATCACGGTGCCGTCGGGCAACTGCCGGTCGCGCCAGCCCCAGAAAGTCTTCATCAAATGATGAAACCTGCATAAACACTTGATATTTGAGGGGTGGGTGGCGCCGCCGTCGGCGAACGCGATCGTGTGGTCGAGATCGCAGTCGCTGGCCGGGCGGTCGCAGCCCGGGGCCCGACACGTCAGATCCCGCGCCCGCACAAACGCCGCCAGCGTGGCCGACGGGGTGTAGCCGGGTTCGGCGCCGGGCAAAACCAGCGGGCGCAGCCGGGCGGTCGTGGCCAGCTCGGCCACCAACTCGGCCGGGATCAGCCCGTCAGCACCCAGCAGCGATCCCGGGGCCTGGCCGCGGCCCTCCACGCTGGCCCGCTCGGCGACCACGTGGATGACCACCGCCGACGGCGGGCGCGCCCCGGCGGTGCAGTCGGTGCTGCCACACTGGCAGCCCAGCCGCTCGGCCCCGACGGCCAGCGCGCCGAGCGCGTCGGCGCGGCGCTGATCCCGGGTGCGCGGATCGGCGGCACACACCGTGGCGATCAGCGCCTCGAGCCGTTTGTCCAATGCTTGGGCGTCGGTGGCATACAGCCGCCCCGACACCTCACCCATGCCCTCCTCGACATCCCAGATCGACACCTGCCGATCGCGGGTTCGCTCCCGCACCCGGCGCACCGCGTCCGGGTCGGCCGGGGCCACGACCCGATCGATCGCGCCGGCCAGCCGGCCCTGGGTCATCGACGGCCAGCGCGCCACCCGCAGCGCCAGCTCGGCATCGACGCGGGCCAGCACGGCCGCGTCGGTGATCAAGTCGGTGCGATACACCAGGGTCTGAAACATCCGGTAGTCGATCTCCCCGGCCCGAAACACCTCGGCCACCTTCGGCAGCCGCTCGCGCATCGCCAGGGCATACCGCATATAGCTGCCGGCCATCGCCAGGCTGGCGCGAAACGCCGCGGCCACCTCGGCCCCCACCGCCGCCCAGGTATCCACCGCCCAATCGGCCTCTTCGCCCCGCTCGACGCGGCGCAACTCGAACAACTCCCCGATCGCATCCAACCGAGCCGCCGCCGCACGCGCCTCGGCCCGCCCCGCCACCCGCATCCGCTCAATCAACCCCCGCGACTGGGCGGTGTCGGAGGGCTCAAAATACTCCGCAAAATCGAACACGTGTTCGAGCATAGACGACGGCTACGACAAGACCGACCAGCGGCGGGTTGCCAGTATCATCGACCGTTACTAGGATATGCAAGTATCGCCTTGTTTCGCCCTTTCTACCCGTATGGGACAGCCATGACTACGCAGATTTCGCACTTCATCGATGGGCGACGCACCGTCGGCCAGTCCACCCGCACCGGCGACGTCTTCGACCCCAATACCGGCCAGGTCCAGGCGAAGGTACCGATGGCATCGAAGGCCGACATTGACGCCGCGGTGGCATCAGCCGTCGAGGCCCAAAAGGGCTGGGCCGCTTGGAATCCACAGCGCCGCGCTCGGGTGCTGATGCGCTTCATCGAACTGGTCAACGACAATATCGACGAGCTGGCCGAGCTACTGTCCCGCGAACACGGCAAGACGCTGGCCGACGCCCAGGGCGATATCCAGCGCGGCATCGAGGTGATCGAGTTCTGTATCGGGATCCCCCACCTGCTCAAGGGCGAGTACACCGAAGGCGCCGGCCCCGACATCGACGTCTACTCACTACGGCAGCCCCTCGGCGTGGTCGCGGGCATCACCCCGTTCAACTTCCCGGCCATGATCCCGCTGTGGAAGGCCGGACCCGCCCTCGCCTGCGGAAATGCGTTTGTTCTCAAGCCCAGCGAGCGCGACCCGTCGGTCCCGGTGCGGCTAGCCGAGCTGTTCGGGGAGGCGGGCCTGCCCCCGGGAGTCTTCCAGGTCGTGCACGGCGACAAGGAAGCCGTCGACGCCATCCTTAACCACCCCGACATCAAGGCGGTCGGCTTCGTCGGTAGCTCGGACATCGCCCAATACATCTATGCGACGGCCGCGGCGACAGGTAAGCGGTCGCAATGCTTCGGCGGCGCCAAGAACCACATGATCGTGATGCCCGACGCGGACCTCGACCAGGCCGTCGACGCGCTGATCGGCGCCGGTTACGGCAGCGCCGGCGAACGCTGCATGGCGATCAGCGTCGCGGTCCCGGTCGGCGAACAGACCGCGGAACGGCTGCGCACCAGGCTGATTGAGCGGATCAACAACCTGCGGGTGGGGCACAGCCTGGACCCCAAGGCCGACTACGGCCCGCTGGTTACCGAGGCCGCGCTCACCCGGGTGCGCGACTACATCAACCAGGGCGTGGAAGCCGGGGCCGAGATCGTGATCGATGGCCGCGAGCGCACCAGCGACGACTTAGCGTTCGGTGACGCCAACCTCGAAGGCGGCTTTTTCATCGGACCCACCCTCTTCGATCATGTCACCCCAGACATGTCGATCTACACCGACGAAATCTTCGGACCCGTGCTGTGCATGGTCCGCGCCCACGATTACGAGGAGGCGCTGCGGCTACCGTCGGAGCACGAGTACGGCAACGGCGTGGCGATCTTCACCCGCGACGGGGACGCCGCCCGCGACTTCGTGGCACGGGTGCAGGTGGGCATGGTCGGGGTCAACGTGCCGATTCCGGTTCCGGTGGCCTACCACACTTTCGGCGGCTGGAAGCGTTCCGGCTTCGGCGACCTCAACCAGCACGGCCCGACGTCGATCCAGTTCTACACGAAGGTCAAGACCGTCACGTCACGCTGGCCTTCCGGCATCAAGGATGGCGCCGAATTCGTCATCCCCACAATGGGTTAGCCGCCATCATGTTTACCCTCAATGACGACGAGCGGGTAATCACCGAGACCGCGGCCGCCTTCGCCGCCAAACGCCTTGCTCCGCACGCCCTGGAATGGGATGCCACGAACCACTTTCCGGTGGACGTGTTGCGCGAGGCCGCTGAACTCGGAATGGCGGCGATCTACTGCCGAGACGATGTGGGCGGTAGCGGGCTGCGCCGGCTCGACGGGGTGCGCATCTTCGAACAGTTGGCCATCGCAGACCCGGTCACCGCCGCCTTCCTTTCCATCCACAACATGTGTGCGTGGATGATCGACACCTTCGGCACCGAGGAACAACGCAAGGACTGGATTCCGCGGCTGGCCACAATGGACGTCATCGCCAGCTACTGCCTGACCGAGCCCGACGCCGGGTCCGACGCCAGCGCGTTGAGCACCCGCGCCGTCAGACAAGGCGGCGACTACGTGCTCGACGGCGTCAAGCAGTTCATTTCCGGCGCGGGCGCATCCGACGTCTACGTGGTGATGGCGCGAACGGGCGCCGAGGGCCCCCGCGGAATTTCGGCCTTCATCATCGAAAAGGACACTCTGGGGTTAAGTTTCGGCTCCCACGAGGAGAAGATGGGCTGGCACGCGCAACCCACCGCGCAAGTGGTGCTGGAGGGCGTGCGGGTACCCGCCGAGGCGATGCTTGGCGGCACGGACGGTGACGGCGCCGGTTTCGGCATCGCGATGAACGGCCTCAACGGCGGTCGGCTCAACATCGCGGCGTGTTCGCTCGGCGGCGCGCAGGCCGCCTTCAACAAGGCGGGCGCGTATGTGCGCCAGCGCCAGGCGTTCGGCGCCACCTTGCTCGACGAGCCCACCATCCGGTTCACCCTGGCCGACATGGCGACCGGCCTCGAGACGTCGCGACTGTTGTTGTGGCGGGCCGCGACCGCACTGGACGAGGACGCCACCGACAAGGTCGAGTTGTGTGCGATGGCCAAACGCTATGTGACCGACACCTGCTTCGACGTCGCCGACAAGGCGCTGCAGCTGCACGGTGGCTACGGCTATCTGCGCGAGTATGGTCTGGAAAAGATCGTTCGCGATTTGCGGGTGCATCGAATCCTGGAAGGCACCAACGAAATCATGCGAGTGGTCATCGGTCGAGCCGAGGCCACGCGTTTCCGCGCAACCGCCTAGAAAGGTCAGAAAGGCCGACATGAGCACCATCGCGTTCCTGGGGCTGGGCAACATGGGCGCGCCGATGTCGGCGAATCTGGTTGCCGCCGAACACATCGTGCGCGGGTATGACCCGGTGCCCGCCGCAGCGTCCGCTGCGGCCACCAAGGGTGCGACGGTGTTCGGCAGCGCCGCCGAAGCGGTATCCGAAGCGGACGTGGTCATCACCATGCTGCCCAGCGGCGATGTCGTCAAGCGCTGCTACGCCGACGTGCTGCCCGCCGCGCGAGCCGGTTCGCTGTTCATCGACAGCTCCACGATCTCGGTCGACGACGCCCGCGAGGTGCACGCGCTGGCCGAATCGCACGGCATGCGTCAACTGGACGCACCCGTTTCCGGTGGGGTGAAGGGGGCGGCGGCCGGCACGCTGGCATTCATGGTCGGCGGCGACGAGGCCACGCTACGAGAGGCCCGGCCGGTGCTGGAACCCATGGCGGGCAAGATCATTCACTGCGGCTCGGCCGGCGCGGGGCAGGCCGCCAAGCTGTGCAACAACATGGTGCTGGCGGTGCAGCAGATCGCCATCGGCGAGGCCTTTGTACTGGCCGAGAAGCTGGGGCTGTCGGCGCAGTCATTGTTCGACGTGATCACCGGGGCCACCGGCAATTGCTGGGCCGTGCACACCAATTGCCCGGTGCCGGGCCCGGTGCCGACGTCGCCGGCCAACAATGGCTTCAAGCCGGGTTTCGCGACGGCGTTGATGAACAAAGACCTGG
This is a stretch of genomic DNA from Mycobacterium lacus. It encodes these proteins:
- a CDS encoding acyl-CoA dehydrogenase family protein gives rise to the protein MFTLNDDERVITETAAAFAAKRLAPHALEWDATNHFPVDVLREAAELGMAAIYCRDDVGGSGLRRLDGVRIFEQLAIADPVTAAFLSIHNMCAWMIDTFGTEEQRKDWIPRLATMDVIASYCLTEPDAGSDASALSTRAVRQGGDYVLDGVKQFISGAGASDVYVVMARTGAEGPRGISAFIIEKDTLGLSFGSHEEKMGWHAQPTAQVVLEGVRVPAEAMLGGTDGDGAGFGIAMNGLNGGRLNIAACSLGGAQAAFNKAGAYVRQRQAFGATLLDEPTIRFTLADMATGLETSRLLLWRAATALDEDATDKVELCAMAKRYVTDTCFDVADKALQLHGGYGYLREYGLEKIVRDLRVHRILEGTNEIMRVVIGRAEATRFRATA
- the mmsB gene encoding 3-hydroxyisobutyrate dehydrogenase encodes the protein MSTIAFLGLGNMGAPMSANLVAAEHIVRGYDPVPAAASAAATKGATVFGSAAEAVSEADVVITMLPSGDVVKRCYADVLPAARAGSLFIDSSTISVDDAREVHALAESHGMRQLDAPVSGGVKGAAAGTLAFMVGGDEATLREARPVLEPMAGKIIHCGSAGAGQAAKLCNNMVLAVQQIAIGEAFVLAEKLGLSAQSLFDVITGATGNCWAVHTNCPVPGPVPTSPANNGFKPGFATALMNKDLGLAMDAVASTGSSAPLGSHAAEIYAEFIASDADHADLDFSAVIQTLR
- a CDS encoding HNH endonuclease signature motif containing protein, which gives rise to MLEHVFDFAEYFEPSDTAQSRGLIERMRVAGRAEARAAAARLDAIGELFELRRVERGEEADWAVDTWAAVGAEVAAAFRASLAMAGSYMRYALAMRERLPKVAEVFRAGEIDYRMFQTLVYRTDLITDAAVLARVDAELALRVARWPSMTQGRLAGAIDRVVAPADPDAVRRVRERTRDRQVSIWDVEEGMGEVSGRLYATDAQALDKRLEALIATVCAADPRTRDQRRADALGALAVGAERLGCQCGSTDCTAGARPPSAVVIHVVAERASVEGRGQAPGSLLGADGLIPAELVAELATTARLRPLVLPGAEPGYTPSATLAAFVRARDLTCRAPGCDRPASDCDLDHTIAFADGGATHPSNIKCLCRFHHLMKTFWGWRDRQLPDGTVIWTLPDNHTYVTTPGSALLFPALCTPTGDPPPPDPSRADRRGNRTAMMPLRTSTRAQNRAHYITTQRHHNHQARQSAHPATTLAETHDPPPDPDDPPPF
- a CDS encoding CoA-acylating methylmalonate-semialdehyde dehydrogenase, translated to MTTQISHFIDGRRTVGQSTRTGDVFDPNTGQVQAKVPMASKADIDAAVASAVEAQKGWAAWNPQRRARVLMRFIELVNDNIDELAELLSREHGKTLADAQGDIQRGIEVIEFCIGIPHLLKGEYTEGAGPDIDVYSLRQPLGVVAGITPFNFPAMIPLWKAGPALACGNAFVLKPSERDPSVPVRLAELFGEAGLPPGVFQVVHGDKEAVDAILNHPDIKAVGFVGSSDIAQYIYATAAATGKRSQCFGGAKNHMIVMPDADLDQAVDALIGAGYGSAGERCMAISVAVPVGEQTAERLRTRLIERINNLRVGHSLDPKADYGPLVTEAALTRVRDYINQGVEAGAEIVIDGRERTSDDLAFGDANLEGGFFIGPTLFDHVTPDMSIYTDEIFGPVLCMVRAHDYEEALRLPSEHEYGNGVAIFTRDGDAARDFVARVQVGMVGVNVPIPVPVAYHTFGGWKRSGFGDLNQHGPTSIQFYTKVKTVTSRWPSGIKDGAEFVIPTMG